Proteins encoded by one window of Pelecanus crispus isolate bPelCri1 chromosome 8, bPelCri1.pri, whole genome shotgun sequence:
- the CCDC102A gene encoding coiled-coil domain-containing protein 102A: MSQSGASRLAGSPPLPGGSLLALLAPEPSPSPPSGTPSPGPPPALLEGDWEGREELRLRELEEARARAAQMEKTMRWWSDCTANWREKWSKVRAERNRAREEVRQLRHRLEALTKELASLRRDRDRPEERPLPARLPARLHGQPSTDSPPNTDGAEGEADPEHEPVRDVGAEVPQKAKELELMENMLTSKQDESWEQRGPRASFARQERSRLLWEDVSIMEEDATKVTALKLRLDESQKVLLKEREDKLALSKSIEKLEGELSQWKIKYEELNKNKQEVMKQLNILKEIHQDELGRISEDLEDELGARSSMDKKLAELRSEMERLQAENAAEWGRRERLETEKLNLERENKKLRAQIEDLEEVLARKRRQTASALDTDLKTIQAELFEKNKELADLKHIHTKLKKQYQEKMAELAHANRRVEQHEGEVKKLRLRVEELKKELAQAEDELDEAHNQTRKLQRSLDEQTEQSESFQVQIEHLQSRLRRQQSTPLFGKMRSTRFGPDDTGDGTSDPDEDEDLQIQVP; the protein is encoded by the exons ATGAGCCAAAGCGGGGCCTCGCGCCTGGCCGGCTCCCCACCGCTGCCAGGGGGCTCactgctggccctgctggccCCCGagccctccccgtccccccccagCGGGACACCCTCAcccggcccccccccagcattGCTGGAAGGGGACTGGGAAGGGCGGGAGGAGCTGCGGCTgcgggagctggaggaggcGCGGGCACGGGCAGCCCAGATGGAGAAGACAATGCGATGGTGGTCGGACTGCACGGCCAACTGGCGGGAGAAATGGAGCAAGGTGCGGGCTGAGCGCAACCGGGCCCGTGAGGAGGTGCGGCAGCTGCGGCATCGCCTGGAGGCCCTCACCAAGGAGCTGGCCAGCCTGCGCCGTGACCGTGACCGGCCGGAGGAGCGCCCACTGCCTGCCCGACTGCCGGCACGGCTTCACGGCCAGCCCAGCACCGACAGCCCACCCAACACtgatggggcagagggagaggctgACCCTGAGCACGAGCCTGTGCGGGATGTGGGGGCCGAGGTGCCTCAAAAAGCCAAG gagctggagctgatGGAAAACATGTTGACGAGCAAGCAGGATGAGAGCTGGGAGCAGCGGGGGCCCCGGGCCTCCTTCGCCCGCCAGGAGCGAAGCCGCCTGCTCTGGGAGGACGTCAGCATCATGGAGGAGGATGCCACCAAAGTCACCGCCCTGAAGCTGAGGCTGGATGAGTCCCAAAAAGTGCTGCTCAAGGAGAGGGA ggacaAGCTGGCACTCAGCAAGAGCATCGAGAAGCTGGAGGGTGAGCTCAGCCAGTGGAAGATCAAGTATGAGGAGCTCAACAAGAACAAGCAGGAGGTGATGAAGCAG CTCAATATCCTGAAGGAGATCCACCAGGACGAGCTGGGGCGCATCTCCGAGGACCTGGAGGACGAGCTGGGCGCTCGCTCCAGCATGGACAAGAAGCTGGCCGAGCTGCGCTCAGAG ATGGAGCGGCTGCAGGCGGAGAACGCAGCCGAGTGGGGCCGGCGGGAGCGGCTGGAGACAGAGAAGCTCAACCTGGAGCGGGAGAACAAGAAGCTGCGGGCACAAATCGAGGACCTGGAGGAGGTGCTGGCTCGCAAGCGGCGCCAGACGGCCAGTGCCCTGGACACCGACCTCAAAACCATCCAGGCCGAGCTCTTTGAGAAGAACAAG GAGCTGGCTGACCTGAAGCACATCCACACCAAGCTGAAGAAGCAGTACCAGGAGAAGATGGCTGAGCTGGCTCATGCCAACCGCCGCGTGGAGCAGCATGAGGGCGAGGTGAAGAAGCTGCGTCTGAGGGTGGAGGAGCTGAAGAAGGAGCTGGCCCAAGCTGAGGACGAG CTGGATGAGGCCCACAACCAGACACGGAAGCTGCAGCGGTCGCTGGACGAGCAGACAGAGCAGAGTGAGAGCTTCCAGGTGCAGATAGAGCATCTGCAGTCCCG GCTGCGGCGGCAGCAGAGCACCCCGCTTTTCGGCAAGATGCGCAGCACCCGCTTTGGCCCCGATGACACCGGGGATGGCACCAGCGACCCCGATGAGGATGAGGACCTGCAGATCCAGGTGCCCTAG